The following proteins are encoded in a genomic region of Bernardetia sp. MNP-M8:
- a CDS encoding DUF6443 domain-containing protein — protein MRTLIFVLLSICTTFFAKAQVSNSSFDSLLLNSEVDSLTEEQINQEDDLPSSYNLPDYMFLRVYTARSPIQTQNDMRNQPVEKVAVATAYFDGLGRNIQTNVREASPTRKDQISFADYDKFGRQTKQYLSYTSQNQGNFDQNPIANQKEFYQQQTGIANTNYALIEVDIEDAPTARIKEVGNIGQSWQLGSATRKGTTRTNTLQDDVRMWVSEYVDACPFDYSQSYPAGELYVSEVEDEHGVRMKIFTDKTGKTILKRIDAGNNEWAQTYYVYNALEQLKLVIPPKLTKKLLNQTTQTFSGCNGNGAYSYNYDKRGRLVRKHTPGHLKHTTSVYYDKLDRPILVQTPEQYTRGEFTFTKYDNLGRPIQTGLYVHTRSYLPSNAIELETNLFETRNDDPTTHYYTNTSFSSLGGQFIVHTVNYYDDYGFLEIDELSFKTSPFANSPEQDTRVKGMPTGSKVAILDSQNPHQQPTTFLKSVVYYDDYGRAIQAQTQNHKEGIDISYTEYDFEGKVLQTQTEHTTIVTQQPTNTGHQVKVKYSYAYDHVGRTKEVRQKIDNQEEVLLSRYQYNELGQTSKKQIHSEDGIEFLQDVDYRYNERGWLTHINDAELSNGDDLFGMEIMYQNGYGGREYLDGKISTIRWKSASDNVQRQYAFDYDKMGRLTDAFFAAKNESSNLFTEEVGNYNVQGIEYDLDGNILHMKRHGVIQLDRAGGAHTYGLIDDIEYTYEWSGRGLTLTNINDVASTNDSDDFENGSHSSSTDFEYNWSGSLTKNNEKGVEFTYNHFELPTQINRIGNSLDKIIYTYNGAGSKLQKVVSEDGEKKKIDYVNGFQYKDDILDFFPMPEGRMVYRQGSYVREYHYKDHLGNLRLAFEKEEQRTGRYTLTMELDSAKSEEEAFANVKEARTDLKEQQGSYSARLTNADKPISKTIKVEKGDKISAFVFATNDPEIAQHDPTKGIKEAKKDVLLSLGSAAAGTINTYPIQQEIEIEGVPEVSPSTTQTIQSPKVQFNLLDFIPVVRNLRELNRAKRAKSLEPDSYNVPRGELVLQLRDSTDSLILEKRQKITISATVSWEKLTSELKVEQDGNLTVFIDNQDTEAVYFDELEINITERIRPLIVQEHHYYPFGMGMKGLEKENDLAYQFNGMIEREKAFGLELYETANRGYDPQIGRFWQVEPLADLFVGINVYQFGYNNPVSYNDPSGLSSDEKKKDEGDTSVGLSKNTLTLPSLPSPMMRPSAPPFMPTIPLPSLSISPSLLQQGATYINGNYFPSSTGLDFGMSVGDRGRAAMDDNMRALGGSTRKPIADRMTLVSSRNQRPQNVVSSVGEGDSDTFVRNIYKKINYTLEQEVGDIIRVKRVIYAGVIRIKFAQFAGADNKADTQDDYYQVTNDPIHYPKKKYPSNVLFDIRLQFDPLRPYPPNSKFQEFDLIYTITQTQVTRTIGATFGVSGYGVSGGVSVTQSTVVPAGSAVGSATYRVRRANGLLYINQLFEVDVPEATKKGMYDFYLDRPSFKRQTLYRMIINNVELSDF, from the coding sequence ATGAGAACTTTAATTTTTGTGCTTTTATCTATCTGTACTACTTTTTTTGCAAAAGCACAGGTATCTAACTCCTCTTTTGACTCTTTATTACTTAATTCAGAAGTAGATAGTCTAACAGAAGAACAAATCAATCAAGAAGATGATCTGCCAAGTTCATATAATCTTCCTGATTATATGTTTCTACGTGTCTATACAGCTCGTAGTCCTATTCAGACGCAAAACGATATGCGTAATCAACCTGTCGAAAAGGTGGCAGTCGCTACAGCTTATTTCGATGGACTAGGACGAAATATACAAACCAATGTCAGAGAAGCATCTCCAACAAGAAAAGACCAAATCTCTTTTGCAGACTATGATAAGTTTGGAAGACAGACCAAACAATATCTCTCTTATACAAGTCAAAATCAGGGTAATTTTGATCAAAATCCTATAGCGAATCAGAAAGAGTTTTATCAGCAGCAAACTGGCATTGCAAATACCAATTATGCTTTGATAGAAGTAGATATAGAAGATGCACCCACAGCAAGAATAAAAGAAGTGGGAAACATTGGACAAAGCTGGCAACTTGGTAGTGCCACACGAAAAGGAACTACAAGAACAAATACGCTTCAAGATGATGTTAGAATGTGGGTAAGCGAATATGTTGATGCATGTCCTTTTGATTACAGTCAAAGCTATCCAGCAGGAGAACTCTATGTTTCGGAAGTAGAGGATGAGCATGGCGTTCGTATGAAAATATTTACAGATAAAACAGGAAAAACAATCCTCAAACGTATAGATGCAGGAAATAATGAGTGGGCGCAAACCTATTATGTATATAATGCTTTAGAACAGCTTAAACTTGTTATTCCCCCAAAACTTACAAAAAAATTACTCAATCAGACTACTCAAACTTTTAGTGGTTGTAATGGTAATGGTGCTTATAGTTATAACTATGATAAAAGAGGTAGATTGGTTAGAAAACATACTCCAGGACACTTAAAACATACAACAAGTGTTTATTATGATAAGTTAGATAGACCAATTTTAGTACAAACTCCAGAGCAATATACAAGAGGAGAGTTTACTTTTACTAAATATGACAATCTAGGAAGACCTATTCAAACGGGGTTATATGTCCATACAAGGAGTTACCTTCCTAGTAATGCAATTGAATTAGAAACGAACCTATTCGAAACAAGAAATGACGACCCAACAACGCATTATTATACCAACACTTCCTTTTCTTCATTAGGAGGACAGTTTATTGTACATACTGTAAATTATTATGATGACTATGGTTTTTTGGAAATAGATGAACTGTCTTTCAAAACTTCTCCTTTTGCCAACTCTCCTGAACAAGATACTCGTGTAAAAGGGATGCCAACAGGCTCAAAAGTAGCCATTTTGGACAGTCAAAACCCACATCAGCAACCGACTACTTTTCTAAAGTCAGTTGTTTATTACGATGATTATGGACGTGCTATTCAGGCACAAACTCAAAATCATAAAGAAGGAATAGATATTAGTTATACAGAATACGATTTTGAAGGAAAGGTGCTGCAAACACAAACCGAACACACTACCATAGTAACACAACAGCCTACAAATACAGGTCATCAAGTAAAGGTTAAGTATTCGTATGCCTATGACCATGTAGGCAGAACAAAAGAGGTGCGACAAAAAATAGATAATCAAGAAGAAGTGCTTCTTAGTCGTTATCAGTACAATGAGCTAGGGCAGACGAGCAAAAAACAAATTCATTCGGAAGACGGAATAGAATTTTTGCAAGATGTAGATTACCGTTACAATGAAAGAGGATGGCTTACGCATATCAATGATGCAGAACTAAGCAATGGCGATGATCTTTTTGGAATGGAAATTATGTACCAAAATGGCTATGGAGGTAGAGAATATTTGGATGGAAAAATATCTACCATACGTTGGAAAAGTGCTTCTGATAATGTGCAAAGACAATATGCCTTTGATTACGATAAGATGGGAAGGCTAACAGATGCTTTTTTTGCTGCTAAAAATGAAAGTTCCAATCTATTTACAGAAGAAGTAGGTAACTATAATGTACAAGGAATAGAATATGACTTAGATGGAAATATCCTGCACATGAAAAGACACGGCGTTATTCAGTTGGACAGAGCAGGAGGAGCGCATACCTATGGACTTATAGATGATATAGAATATACTTATGAATGGTCTGGAAGAGGTTTAACACTCACTAATATCAATGATGTAGCAAGTACAAATGATTCGGATGACTTCGAAAATGGCTCTCATTCTAGTTCTACTGACTTTGAGTACAATTGGAGTGGCAGCCTTACTAAAAACAATGAAAAAGGCGTAGAATTCACTTATAATCATTTCGAATTACCTACTCAAATCAATAGAATAGGTAATTCACTTGATAAAATAATTTATACCTACAATGGCGCAGGTTCGAAACTCCAAAAAGTAGTTTCAGAAGATGGAGAAAAGAAAAAAATAGATTATGTAAATGGTTTTCAGTACAAAGATGATATACTAGACTTTTTCCCAATGCCAGAGGGAAGGATGGTTTATAGACAAGGAAGTTATGTACGAGAATACCACTACAAAGACCATTTGGGCAACTTACGCCTTGCTTTTGAGAAAGAAGAACAACGTACAGGGCGTTATACCCTAACGATGGAACTAGATAGTGCAAAGAGTGAAGAAGAAGCCTTTGCCAATGTAAAAGAAGCAAGAACAGACCTCAAAGAACAACAAGGTAGTTATTCGGCACGTCTTACCAATGCTGATAAACCGATTTCTAAAACTATAAAAGTAGAAAAAGGAGACAAAATTAGTGCCTTCGTTTTTGCTACCAATGACCCAGAAATAGCCCAACACGACCCTACTAAAGGAATTAAGGAAGCTAAAAAAGATGTTTTGTTGTCTTTGGGAAGTGCAGCAGCAGGAACAATAAACACCTATCCAATACAACAAGAAATAGAAATTGAAGGCGTTCCAGAAGTAAGTCCGTCCACAACTCAAACTATACAAAGTCCAAAAGTACAATTCAATTTATTGGATTTTATACCAGTAGTTCGTAATTTGCGAGAGCTAAACCGAGCCAAAAGGGCGAAAAGTTTAGAACCTGATAGCTATAATGTTCCTAGAGGAGAATTAGTCTTGCAGCTTAGAGATTCGACAGATAGTTTAATCCTAGAAAAAAGACAAAAAATAACTATTTCTGCTACTGTTTCGTGGGAAAAACTGACTAGTGAACTAAAAGTAGAACAGGATGGCAATCTTACTGTTTTCATAGACAACCAAGACACAGAAGCTGTTTATTTTGACGAGCTAGAGATAAATATAACTGAACGCATCCGTCCTCTCATTGTCCAAGAACATCATTACTATCCTTTCGGAATGGGTATGAAGGGATTAGAGAAGGAAAACGACCTCGCTTATCAGTTCAACGGCATGATAGAAAGGGAAAAAGCCTTTGGTTTGGAGCTTTACGAAACAGCAAACCGAGGATATGACCCACAAATCGGACGTTTTTGGCAGGTAGAGCCTTTGGCAGATTTGTTTGTAGGAATAAATGTCTATCAGTTTGGGTATAATAATCCTGTTTCTTATAATGATCCTAGTGGATTGTCTTCTGATGAGAAAAAGAAAGATGAGGGAGATACTAGTGTTGGTTTGAGTAAAAATACTCTTACTCTTCCTTCTCTTCCTTCTCCTATGATGCGCCCGTCTGCTCCTCCTTTTATGCCTACGATTCCTTTGCCTTCACTAAGCATTTCTCCTTCTTTATTACAACAAGGAGCAACCTATATCAATGGAAATTATTTTCCATCTAGTACAGGTTTAGACTTTGGTATGTCGGTAGGTGATAGAGGTAGAGCTGCTATGGACGACAATATGCGAGCTTTAGGAGGTTCTACCAGAAAACCTATAGCAGATAGAATGACTCTTGTTTCTTCTCGTAATCAACGTCCTCAGAATGTGGTGAGTAGTGTGGGGGAGGGTGACAGTGATACTTTTGTGAGAAATATTTATAAAAAAATAAACTATACTCTTGAACAAGAAGTAGGAGATATAATAAGGGTTAAAAGGGTTATATACGCAGGTGTTATTCGTATAAAATTTGCTCAATTTGCAGGAGCAGACAATAAAGCCGATACACAAGATGATTATTATCAAGTAACTAATGATCCTATTCACTATCCAAAGAAAAAATATCCATCTAACGTATTATTCGATATAAGGTTACAGTTTGACCCTTTGAGACCATATCCCCCTAATAGTAAATTTCAAGAATTTGATTTGATATATACAATTACTCAAACTCAAGTTACTCGCACTATAGGAGCTACTTTTGGTGTATCAGGATACGGAGTTTCAGGTGGAGTTTCAGTTACTCAATCGACTGTAGTACCTGCTGGTTCAGCAGTAGGATCTGCAACTTATAGAGTAAGAAGAGCTAATGGATTATTGTATATTAATCAACTATTTGAAGTTGATGTTCCCGAAGCTACAAAAAAGGGTATGTATGATTTTTATTTAGATCGTCCTTCATTCAAAAGACAAACATTGTATAGAATGATTATAAATAATGTAGAACTATCAGATTTCTAA
- a CDS encoding ISAs1 family transposase, translating into MRNLLATTQAIGQKISLDALHLSPSTCELINGAGGIFLIGLKNNQAVLLEDRIFCSQTSKAILQSKKWEKGHGRIEYRKYELYDISQEYFDPRWGKVDFCSLVKVERTRTDTKTQEESKETSFYISNEKTQEGEQLFRAVRNHWQVEVNNNIRDTTFQEDQLKTKEKSISKVVAGLRTLSLALLNKLKPNNMVAQLKKFQDNFQLLLNFLNQVNFL; encoded by the coding sequence ATTCGTAATTTATTAGCAACTACCCAAGCTATTGGGCAAAAAATTAGTTTAGATGCACTTCATTTATCTCCATCTACCTGTGAATTAATTAATGGAGCAGGAGGTATTTTTTTAATTGGTTTAAAGAATAATCAAGCAGTATTATTGGAAGATAGGATATTTTGTAGCCAAACTTCAAAAGCCATATTGCAAAGCAAAAAATGGGAAAAAGGACATGGAAGAATTGAATATAGAAAGTATGAATTATATGATATTAGCCAAGAATATTTTGATCCACGTTGGGGAAAAGTAGATTTTTGCTCTTTAGTTAAAGTAGAAAGAACACGCACAGATACTAAAACGCAAGAAGAAAGTAAAGAAACTTCATTTTATATTTCCAATGAAAAAACACAAGAAGGAGAACAACTTTTTAGAGCTGTCCGAAATCATTGGCAAGTAGAAGTAAATAACAACATCAGAGATACTACATTTCAAGAAGACCAACTCAAAACAAAAGAAAAATCTATTTCAAAAGTGGTAGCAGGACTTAGAACACTCAGTTTAGCACTTTTGAATAAGTTAAAACCTAACAATATGGTGGCACAACTTAAAAAATTTCAAGATAATTTTCAACTCCTACTAAACTTTCTTAACCAAGTCAATTTTTTATAA
- the thiM gene encoding hydroxyethylthiazole kinase: protein MNNIGNVLNAIRIKSPLIHNITNYVVMNTTANALLAIGASPVMAHAIEEVEEITSISSSLVINMGTLSDKWVDSMVLAAKKAKEINTPFVFDPVGIGASTYRTLTAQKIIETATPNVIRGNASEIMALCKLSNSTKGVDSTMKTEDAVEGAINLSKKLNNTIVVSGEIDYIITGDAVNKISNGSALMPKVTGMGCTATSIVGACIAVESDIHLASTTAMAIMGIAGDMASKLSKGTGSFQVNFLDSLYLLSDEIIKTEIKLQKEEIKLNV, encoded by the coding sequence ATGAACAACATCGGAAACGTATTAAATGCTATCAGAATTAAAAGCCCACTTATACACAACATTACTAACTATGTTGTGATGAATACTACTGCAAATGCTTTATTGGCTATAGGTGCTTCCCCTGTTATGGCACATGCCATTGAGGAAGTAGAAGAAATCACTTCTATTTCATCCTCTTTAGTAATTAATATGGGTACTCTGAGCGATAAATGGGTAGATAGTATGGTGTTGGCTGCCAAAAAAGCTAAAGAAATTAATACTCCTTTCGTTTTTGATCCTGTAGGGATAGGAGCTTCCACATATAGAACCCTAACTGCACAAAAAATTATAGAAACAGCTACTCCAAATGTAATTAGAGGCAATGCTTCTGAAATTATGGCTCTATGCAAACTAAGCAACAGTACAAAAGGAGTAGATAGTACAATGAAAACAGAAGATGCTGTTGAAGGAGCTATTAATTTATCAAAGAAACTAAATAATACTATTGTTGTGAGTGGTGAAATAGATTATATTATCACAGGGGATGCTGTAAATAAAATCTCTAATGGAAGTGCATTAATGCCAAAAGTTACAGGTATGGGATGTACTGCAACATCTATAGTAGGAGCTTGTATTGCTGTTGAATCTGATATTCATTTAGCCTCTACTACTGCAATGGCAATTATGGGAATAGCTGGTGATATGGCGAGTAAATTATCAAAAGGAACAGGTAGTTTTCAAGTTAATTTTTTAGATAGTTTATATCTATTGTCTGATGAAATTATAAAGACAGAAATAAAATTACAAAAAGAGGAAATAAAATTAAATGTCTAA
- the thiE gene encoding thiamine phosphate synthase: MIDYSLMFVTDDSITDDTIFFRVLEDSLKGGATIIQLREKSCNTDSFYKRALTSKLLCHSYNVPLIINDRIDIALAVDADGVHIGQTDMPYKIARKLVGDSKIIGLSVSDSQQAIEANKLTVDYIGISPIFDTHTKKTDLAPSLGIEGLKMIRKLFSKPIVCIGGIKKENVVDIIKNGSNGIAVVSAISKAEYPEQETKLLKEIICQTGLIQ, translated from the coding sequence ATGATAGATTACTCTTTAATGTTTGTGACAGATGATAGCATTACAGATGATACTATCTTTTTCAGAGTTTTAGAAGACTCATTGAAAGGTGGAGCAACTATTATTCAACTAAGAGAAAAATCTTGTAATACAGATTCCTTTTACAAACGTGCCTTAACATCAAAGCTGCTTTGTCATTCCTACAATGTTCCATTAATTATTAATGACAGAATAGATATTGCCTTAGCAGTAGATGCAGATGGAGTACATATTGGACAAACAGATATGCCTTATAAAATAGCCAGAAAATTAGTAGGTGATAGTAAAATAATCGGTTTATCAGTAAGTGACTCCCAACAAGCTATTGAAGCTAATAAATTGACTGTTGATTATATAGGCATATCTCCAATTTTTGATACTCACACAAAGAAAACAGATTTAGCTCCTTCTTTAGGCATTGAAGGTTTAAAAATGATTAGAAAATTATTTTCAAAACCCATTGTCTGTATTGGAGGAATAAAAAAAGAGAATGTTGTAGATATTATCAAAAATGGCTCTAACGGTATTGCAGTAGTATCTGCTATCTCTAAAGCAGAATATCCTGAACAAGAAACAAAACTATTAAAAGAAATTATATGTCAAACTGGTTTAATACAGTAA
- the tenA gene encoding thiaminase II, with translation MSNWFNTVREKTDFILEEIKAHPFIIELTNGTLSKDIFQFYINQDSLYLSEYKKILALLSVKCENTNDTQFFLNSATGIINVENTLHQVFLDDNEQLSNELSPSCELYTGYLARIVNNHSLEEALAAVLPCFTIYKEIGDYILHHQTNKENNPYQDWINTYGGKDFENSVNKAVEITNRYAKNASDEVLSKMEVAFKKASKLEWIFWDSAYNKEQWKI, from the coding sequence ATGTCAAACTGGTTTAATACAGTAAGAGAAAAAACTGACTTTATACTTGAAGAAATAAAAGCTCATCCTTTTATTATTGAATTAACAAATGGCACTCTTTCTAAAGATATATTTCAGTTTTATATCAATCAAGATTCATTGTATTTATCTGAATATAAGAAAATATTAGCCTTATTAAGTGTTAAGTGTGAAAATACAAACGACACTCAATTTTTTCTAAATTCGGCAACAGGAATTATAAACGTCGAAAATACACTACATCAAGTTTTTCTTGATGATAACGAACAATTGAGTAATGAACTATCTCCTAGTTGTGAATTATATACAGGATATTTAGCACGTATCGTAAATAATCATTCTTTAGAAGAAGCTCTAGCTGCTGTATTGCCCTGTTTTACAATATATAAAGAAATAGGAGACTACATACTTCATCATCAAACCAACAAAGAAAATAATCCTTACCAAGATTGGATAAATACCTATGGAGGAAAAGATTTTGAAAACTCGGTAAATAAGGCAGTAGAAATTACGAACAGATATGCAAAAAATGCTTCCGATGAAGTATTGAGCAAAATGGAAGTAGCCTTTAAAAAAGCATCAAAATTAGAATGGATATTTTGGGATAGTGCATATAATAAAGAACAATGGAAAATATAA
- the thiD gene encoding bifunctional hydroxymethylpyrimidine kinase/phosphomethylpyrimidine kinase yields MENIKTAYCSVLTIAGSDSGGGAGIQADIKSISASGAYAASVITATTAQNTQGIFNIHPIPISHIEKQLDAVLSDIEFGAIKIGMLHSSEVIDAVAKKLSHYKVKNIVLDPVMVATSGDRLIVNDAISTLKEFLPKASLITPNIPEAELLIGHSIELDNLENSAIEIGKLYNTSVLLKGGHLDSKENKITDILYLYKDKKAIPIKNPWVDTKNTHGTGCSLSSSIATFLSLGHNLEDAVKKGCHYINQAIEQGKNKTLGKGNENGAINHFGLK; encoded by the coding sequence ATGGAAAATATAAAAACAGCTTATTGTAGCGTCCTAACCATTGCAGGAAGTGATTCTGGAGGTGGTGCAGGCATTCAAGCAGACATTAAAAGTATTAGTGCCTCAGGTGCTTATGCAGCCTCTGTAATTACAGCTACTACAGCTCAAAACACACAAGGGATATTTAATATACATCCAATCCCTATTTCTCATATAGAAAAACAATTGGATGCTGTATTGAGCGACATTGAGTTTGGTGCAATAAAAATTGGAATGCTACATTCTTCTGAAGTAATTGATGCGGTTGCAAAGAAACTGAGTCATTATAAAGTTAAAAATATTGTGCTAGACCCAGTAATGGTTGCTACTTCTGGAGATAGGCTTATTGTCAATGATGCTATCTCTACTTTAAAAGAATTTCTCCCAAAAGCCAGTTTAATTACACCCAACATTCCTGAAGCAGAATTATTAATAGGACATTCAATTGAGTTAGATAACCTAGAAAATTCAGCTATAGAAATTGGAAAGTTATACAATACATCAGTTTTGTTAAAAGGTGGTCATTTAGATTCTAAGGAAAACAAAATTACTGACATCTTATACCTATATAAAGATAAAAAAGCAATACCTATAAAAAATCCTTGGGTAGATACTAAAAATACTCACGGAACAGGCTGTAGTTTATCATCAAGTATTGCTACTTTTTTGAGCTTGGGACATAATTTAGAAGACGCAGTAAAAAAAGGATGTCATTATATAAACCAAGCCATAGAACAAGGAAAAAACAAAACTTTAGGCAAAGGAAATGAAAATGGAGCTATTAATCATTTTGGATTAAAATAA
- a CDS encoding BatA domain-containing protein: MQFLNPSLLWALSLMIIPIIIHLFNFQRPKKVLFTNVEFLKQVQQASKSRNRLKHILIMLARMAFIGLLVLAFARPILPSKNADSSSISARQQVSIYLDNSFSLQNEQDNKRLLDLGATYAQTIPDLFPKSATFQLLDNSFEGNTNFFYPKTNITDKLSTIDFSGINRNIEEIYKKQLQTFEANQEGTKGGNIFWISDFQKNTLPNLNEIEFDSAYNYYVLPVSPSKVSTLLIDSVWLDNPFVQPNTPQNITIRVRNLGTEAIENKSLQLFIDNNQVSASVVSLPAQSSKEIEMNFSITKTTGTVSAKISIEDYPVLFDNDYFFTLRIAPKINILNIFERQSEAQTYTNNVFTNADFFVFSATSTQNLDYNLLQNTDLVVLEGISSIDEALQRALRKFLSSGGNVLVFPAPNSKPTDFNSALGISVRGINAEAGVGLALLPPSENEPFFEGVFEQISPSMSMPVATSVWSGLSSGQSILKFRNGQPFLMRQQTAEGNVFVCSAPLENNWSGFGKHALFVPTMYKIALSSLSQADLLAYNLEEQTAILSLDSLQKNSVFELVPLQNNSTQETANQNSTNNQAIIPSQRISGNKIIFEIPRSSLKAGVYQLRNKQTGKIETLLAFNYSRKESYLDFHTKEELTKAWAEKSNVQVFSLNDGDAQDFATTFKEKNENIPLWRYFIIAALVAVFVEVVLARVFSRASE, encoded by the coding sequence ATGCAATTTCTCAATCCTTCTCTTCTTTGGGCTTTGTCATTGATGATTATTCCCATTATCATCCATCTTTTCAACTTTCAACGTCCGAAAAAAGTATTATTTACTAATGTCGAATTTTTAAAGCAAGTTCAGCAGGCTTCTAAGTCAAGAAATCGTCTGAAACATATCTTGATTATGCTTGCTCGTATGGCATTTATTGGGTTGCTGGTCTTGGCTTTTGCTCGTCCTATCTTGCCTTCTAAAAATGCAGATTCTTCTTCAATTTCGGCTAGGCAGCAAGTTTCTATTTATTTGGATAATTCGTTTAGCCTTCAAAATGAACAAGATAATAAACGTCTTTTGGATTTGGGTGCTACTTATGCTCAAACCATTCCTGATTTATTTCCAAAATCAGCTACTTTTCAGCTTTTAGATAATTCTTTTGAAGGAAATACAAATTTTTTCTATCCAAAAACAAATATTACAGACAAACTCTCTACAATTGATTTTAGTGGAATTAATCGCAATATTGAAGAGATTTATAAAAAACAACTTCAAACTTTTGAAGCAAATCAGGAAGGCACAAAAGGAGGAAATATATTTTGGATTTCAGATTTTCAAAAAAATACACTTCCAAATCTTAATGAAATAGAATTTGATTCTGCTTATAATTATTATGTTTTGCCCGTTTCTCCTTCTAAAGTTTCTACTTTATTAATTGATTCTGTTTGGTTAGATAATCCATTTGTTCAGCCCAATACACCACAAAACATAACAATTCGGGTTCGTAATTTGGGAACTGAAGCTATTGAAAATAAAAGTTTGCAATTATTTATTGATAATAATCAAGTTTCGGCAAGTGTAGTCAGTTTACCAGCGCAGAGTTCGAAGGAAATTGAAATGAACTTTTCAATTACCAAAACAACAGGAACAGTTTCAGCCAAAATAAGCATTGAAGATTATCCCGTTTTATTTGATAATGACTATTTCTTTACACTCAGAATTGCACCAAAAATAAATATTCTGAATATATTTGAAAGGCAAAGTGAAGCGCAAACTTATACAAATAATGTTTTTACCAATGCTGATTTCTTTGTTTTTTCTGCGACTTCTACTCAAAACTTAGATTATAATTTACTTCAAAATACAGATTTGGTAGTTTTGGAAGGAATATCTTCTATTGATGAAGCCTTACAAAGAGCATTGAGAAAATTTCTTTCTAGTGGTGGAAATGTTTTGGTTTTTCCTGCTCCTAACTCAAAACCAACAGATTTTAATTCTGCTTTAGGAATTTCTGTTCGTGGAATAAATGCAGAAGCAGGTGTTGGTCTTGCACTTTTACCTCCATCTGAAAATGAACCATTTTTTGAAGGCGTTTTTGAGCAAATTTCACCTTCTATGTCTATGCCTGTTGCAACGAGTGTTTGGTCTGGACTTTCATCTGGACAATCCATTTTAAAATTTAGAAATGGACAACCTTTTTTGATGCGCCAACAGACAGCAGAAGGAAATGTTTTTGTCTGTTCTGCACCTTTGGAGAATAATTGGAGTGGATTCGGAAAACATGCTCTTTTCGTCCCGACAATGTACAAGATTGCACTTAGTAGTTTATCACAAGCTGATTTATTAGCTTATAATTTGGAAGAACAGACGGCTATTCTATCTTTAGATTCACTTCAAAAAAATAGTGTTTTTGAGTTAGTTCCTTTGCAAAATAATTCTACTCAAGAAACTGCAAATCAAAATTCTACAAACAATCAGGCTATAATTCCATCTCAGCGTATCTCTGGTAATAAAATCATTTTCGAAATTCCTCGTTCTTCGCTTAAAGCAGGTGTTTATCAGCTTCGAAACAAACAAACAGGGAAAATAGAAACTTTGCTTGCCTTCAATTATTCAAGAAAAGAATCGTATTTAGATTTTCATACAAAAGAAGAACTCACAAAAGCATGGGCAGAAAAATCAAATGTTCAGGTTTTTTCGTTGAATGATGGTGATGCTCAGGATTTTGCAACTACTTTTAAAGAAAAAAATGAGAATATTCCTTTGTGGAGGTATTTTATTATCGCTGCTTTGGTTGCTGTCTTTGTGGAAGTAGTTTTGGCTAGAGTTTTTAGTAGGGCTTCGGAGTAG